Part of the Deltaproteobacteria bacterium genome, CGGTCCGCTCCCGGAGTTCATCGACGGAGCCGAACCGGAAATGCACCTCAACCTTCTCTCCTTCCAGAAAAGAGGGGAGGAACAGTTGAACCTCCCGCGGACACACCTTTTTCAGCAAAGAATTCAGGGTTGCGCACTGTTCCGTAAGCTCCGGGAATCGAAATTCCCGCAAGACCTCCTCGACTCTTTCCCGAATCTGGGTGGACGTTAAGTCACGGTTTTCCCGCAGGAGGGAGATTTCGGGGCGTTCCAGGATTTTTCCGGGTGTGGTTTTCTCCCTCAGGGCGATCTCTTCGAGGAAGTCGACCAGTTTCCGGAGAGCATTCCCGCCGAACGTGACCCTCTGCAGCATTCCCTCCAGGGAGCGTTGCCCCGTCTCCGGCCAGGCGGCAATACGGGTGCAGACCCGAACCGGGATGTTATGCAAAACAACATAATTTTGGAGCTTGCCGGTCAACCGGACAAGACCCGCATACTGTTTGTAAAGACGATCGCACGGGGAGATCCCGAGTTGATTCATCACCTCGTTGCGTGTTGCCCTATCGACGCCGAAGTCCGAGACCAGGCGATGGAGGCACCGGCCCCGTTCAATATTGTTGACCGGACGGACCGCCAGATTTTCCCGGATGCCCGCCAGGTAAAGATCAAGATCACCAACCTCCACCCCGACAACCCGGGCCGGCACTTGCCGGATACCCACCCTTTTTGCAGCCGCCACCCGGCGATGGCCGCAAACAATCCGGAACAACCCCGTACCGAGGTCCTGCAGAAACAGGGGAACCAAAACCCCCGACGCCTTTACCGAGGGAAGGAGTTCCTCTACATTCTCGGGGAAAGCGAAGGCAAACCGCTTGTCCGATCCATCAATCCGGTCCAGGGGAACCTCTTCAAAACGGTCGTATTTCATCATTTGCGGTCCTTTTACCCTCTATAATCAAAATTGACAAGGCCCCCCTTTTCCCCTATGCTTGCCATCTGAGCGGCCGGGTGCTCCCTCTTTCAC contains:
- a CDS encoding ParB N-terminal domain-containing protein encodes the protein MMKYDRFEEVPLDRIDGSDKRFAFAFPENVEELLPSVKASGVLVPLFLQDLGTGLFRIVCGHRRVAAAKRVGIRQVPARVVGVEVGDLDLYLAGIRENLAVRPVNNIERGRCLHRLVSDFGVDRATRNEVMNQLGISPCDRLYKQYAGLVRLTGKLQNYVVLHNIPVRVCTRIAAWPETGQRSLEGMLQRVTFGGNALRKLVDFLEEIALREKTTPGKILERPEISLLRENRDLTSTQIRERVEEVLREFRFPELTEQCATLNSLLKKVCPREVQLFLPSFLEGEKVEVHFRFGSVDELRERTASLNGIADREETGKILASLKQLNS